The Anas acuta chromosome 7, bAnaAcu1.1, whole genome shotgun sequence genome has a window encoding:
- the DNAJC12 gene encoding dnaJ homolog subfamily C member 12 isoform X2, which yields MDAILNCRADDLEDYYNLLGCDELSTVEQILAEFKIKALECHPDKHPGNPKAVENFQKLQQAKEILINEESRARYDYWRRSKITIPFQQWEALSNSVKTSMHWAVQNKKDQMLEAPDLNNSNNIANEIWTQQSENDELSDGNREQKDVAIPDEKPQSSKNPDSPSNFIILDPPFKWRYF from the exons ATGGATGCAATTTTGAACTGCAGAGCAGATGATTTGGAAGATTACTACAACTTGCTAGGATGTGATGAACTGTCTACG GTTGAACAAATTCTTGCAGAGTTTAAGATTAAAGCCCTTGAATGTCATCCTGACAAACATCCTGGAAACCCCAAAGCAG TGGAGAATTTCCAGAAGCTGCAGCAAGCTAAGGAGATTCTTATTAATGAAGAGAGTCGAGCACGCTATGATTACTGGCGGAGAAGCAAAATCACCATTCCGTTCCAGCAGTGGGAGGCCCTGAGCAACTCTGTGAAAACG tCAATGCACTGGGCtgtccaaaataaaaaagaccaaATGCTGGAAGCTCCTGACTTGAATAATAGCAACAACATAGCTAATGAGATTTGGACCCAGCAATCTGAAAACGATGAATTGTCAGATGGGAACAGGGAGCAAAAAGATGTTGCAATTCCTGATGAGAAACCACAGTCTTCAAAGAATCCAGACTCCCCAA GTAATTTTATTATACTGGATCCTCCTTTTAAATGGAgatatttttag
- the DNAJC12 gene encoding dnaJ homolog subfamily C member 12 isoform X1 has protein sequence MDAILNCRADDLEDYYNLLGCDELSTVEQILAEFKIKALECHPDKHPGNPKAVENFQKLQQAKEILINEESRARYDYWRRSKITIPFQQWEALSNSVKTSMHWAVQNKKDQMLEAPDLNNSNNIANEIWTQQSENDELSDGNREQKDVAIPDEKPQSSKNPDSPRFSEANYWHLRFRWSGDTPSELLRKFRNYEI, from the exons ATGGATGCAATTTTGAACTGCAGAGCAGATGATTTGGAAGATTACTACAACTTGCTAGGATGTGATGAACTGTCTACG GTTGAACAAATTCTTGCAGAGTTTAAGATTAAAGCCCTTGAATGTCATCCTGACAAACATCCTGGAAACCCCAAAGCAG TGGAGAATTTCCAGAAGCTGCAGCAAGCTAAGGAGATTCTTATTAATGAAGAGAGTCGAGCACGCTATGATTACTGGCGGAGAAGCAAAATCACCATTCCGTTCCAGCAGTGGGAGGCCCTGAGCAACTCTGTGAAAACG tCAATGCACTGGGCtgtccaaaataaaaaagaccaaATGCTGGAAGCTCCTGACTTGAATAATAGCAACAACATAGCTAATGAGATTTGGACCCAGCAATCTGAAAACGATGAATTGTCAGATGGGAACAGGGAGCAAAAAGATGTTGCAATTCCTGATGAGAAACCACAGTCTTCAAAGAATCCAGACTCCCCAA ggttTTCAGAGGCAAATTACTGGCACTTACGTTTCCGCTGGTCAGGGGACACCCCATCAGAGCTTCTGAGGAAATTCAGAAACTATGAGatctaa